GCCCCCCCTGCAAAGCGGACTGCTGCCCTGGCCCCATCCCGCCTTGCGTTCCAAGTCGATGGCTCGGCCCCCACAGCCGCAACAGCACAGCCGAGCTACAACTTGGATATGCGAGACTTCTCGCCTGGATACCACGAAATCCATGTCATGCAAATTGCCGAAGACCCTCTCAATCAGCGGTCCAGTCAGATGTTGCCTGTTTGGATCGGGCCCGTTGATCAGGTCAGTCTGAGTGTCGCTGCCCCAAGTTCCGCTTCACAAGGCGATAAACCATTGGCTTCAGACAAGCCGACCGCCTCTTTGCGCTCCGGTCCGATCCAGCTAACGGTGCAAGCGCCAGAGCAATCTAGTCAAGTCACGGTTTGGCACCATTGGGAACAGCTAGTCAGCCTGGAAAATCCCAGCGGTACACGCCATGAGTTATCAGTCGATCCCGCCAAGTTAGGTATGGGACCGGTTCGATTGCAAGCCAAAGCGCAGACTGCGGAAGGAAAATGGATTGCCAGTATGCCGGTGTGGGTCGAAGTGACACCCTAACCGTCACTCTTGGCCAGAGACCGACCCATACATTGTGGTGCGCTGGGGAGAGACCTCAAAATCCAGTTGGCATCTCGGCTATCGCGCAATCGGTCGTTAGAATCTGACATGATCGACGGATATTGAAGTCAGCCGCGCTTTTTAGGAGCTTCTCACGCGATGGCAACAACGGATTCTCGCAAGCAGAAGTGGCGCGATGGCTCGCAGCGCCGCGATCAACCCATTCTGGACCGTCAGCCGCCGTGCGATCTGCAAGCGGAAAAGGCGGTGCTGGGCAGTATCTTGCTGATGCCCGACGTGTGTGACGAGTTGGCCTTGCTGCTGCGCGCGGATGATTTCTACGACGACGCCCATCGCAAGCTGTACCACCACATGATGGCGATGGTCGAACAGCAGCAGCGTCTAGACATTACGCTGCTGGTCAATCGACTCAAGACCGAAGATGTTTATGAAGCCGTGGGTGGTAGCGCGTATTTGGCCGAACTGGCCAATAGCGTGGCCAATGCAGCTCATGCGATCTACTACGCTGAAATTGTTAGTCAAAAATCGACGCTGCGAGGCTTGATCGACGTCAGTACAGAAATCCTACGCGAAGCCTATGACGCTACCGCCGATCACAAGGGATTGCTGGAAAAAGCAGAACTTCAGGTATTGAACATTCGCCAGGACGGCAACAAGCGGTCCGCTCCCAGCATCGGCGAACTACTGACGGTGGCCATGGAGCGCATCGATGCCCGCATGAAAGGCGACGCAGCCTCGGGCAGCATCGACACACACTTTGTCGGATACGACCATCTTTGCGGCGGTTTTCATCATGGCGAACTGATTATCTTGGCTGCCCGCCCCAGTATGGGAAAGACGGCCTTGGCACTGAACATGGCGGAAAATGTCGCACTCATCGGACGTCAACCGGTCCTGTTCGTCAGCTTAGAAATGTCCGGTGTTGAATTGGCTGACCGCATGCTGTGCAGCGTTGCGCGCGTCAACGGAAATAAACTTCGCACCGGCACCATTAGCCACGAAGACCGCCAGCGACTGGTTCGCAAGGCCATGGAAATCAGCAATGCACCGCTGTTCGTCGACGATACGCCCAGCCGAACCGTCAGCGAAGTTGCCGCCGTGGCTCGCCGCATCAAGCAGCAACAAAAGTCTTTGGGACTGATCGTGATCGACTATTTGCAATTGATCGAACCAGATAATCCCAAGGACCCGCGGCAGGAACAAGTCGCCAAAATCGCAAGACGACTCAAGGGCCTCGCCCGACAACTCAAAGTGCCGCTGCTGTGCCTATCGCAATTGAACCGACAATCCGAAGAAGGGAAAGACCATCGCCCCAAACTGAGCCAACTGCGTGAGTCAGGTGCCATCGAGCAGGACGCTGACGTGGTAATGTTCGTCCACCGCGAAGAATACTACCATCGTGGCGACGAAGCGTTGCCGTATGCTGGACAAGCCGAGCTGATTATCTCCAAACAGCGTAACGGCCCCATCGGCGAGGTTGAATTGACGTGGGAAAAGGACTTCACACGCTTCAGCGATCGGGCTCCAGATCGCCACACCGAATTCGACAACTACGCCACCTTCGAATCGCCAGGCGGATACTGACCGACCTGCGTTCCAATCTGGTTTTCGCTGCTGATTGATGTTGCCACCCTCGCCAGGCGGTAGTTTTTTTAGCTACCGTCGCCAGAGGGTAGAGGGTGGTGGCTGACGTTACTAGGCCCCTCATTCATGGACAAGACTGGCCATGGGAAACACTGGCCGGAAGTGTCAGGTAGGCAAAGTGCCAGGTTGGCAACTTGTCCGACAAGCGCAGCCAACAGA
The genomic region above belongs to Pirellulaceae bacterium and contains:
- the dnaB gene encoding replicative DNA helicase, which gives rise to MATTDSRKQKWRDGSQRRDQPILDRQPPCDLQAEKAVLGSILLMPDVCDELALLLRADDFYDDAHRKLYHHMMAMVEQQQRLDITLLVNRLKTEDVYEAVGGSAYLAELANSVANAAHAIYYAEIVSQKSTLRGLIDVSTEILREAYDATADHKGLLEKAELQVLNIRQDGNKRSAPSIGELLTVAMERIDARMKGDAASGSIDTHFVGYDHLCGGFHHGELIILAARPSMGKTALALNMAENVALIGRQPVLFVSLEMSGVELADRMLCSVARVNGNKLRTGTISHEDRQRLVRKAMEISNAPLFVDDTPSRTVSEVAAVARRIKQQQKSLGLIVIDYLQLIEPDNPKDPRQEQVAKIARRLKGLARQLKVPLLCLSQLNRQSEEGKDHRPKLSQLRESGAIEQDADVVMFVHREEYYHRGDEALPYAGQAELIISKQRNGPIGEVELTWEKDFTRFSDRAPDRHTEFDNYATFESPGGY